A single genomic interval of Zobellia nedashkovskayae harbors:
- a CDS encoding SDR family oxidoreductase has translation MKIAVTSASGKLGASIVKHLVDLIGKDNVIGIARTPEKAIHLGVEIRKGDYNNREDFNSALKGVNKVLLVSGMDEPQKRIEQHRNVIEAAKNNGVQKIVYTSIIGSETGTAFSPVVNSNRQTEEDVRNSGLDYVIGRNGIYIEPDLEYINTYVKEGEIRNCAADGKCGYTSREELGFAYAQMLNNDHLDGNTYNLLGEAITQAQLAAYINEVYKTNLKYTSVPVEAYKKERQDALGEFLGTVIAGIYEGIKNGANDVPSDFEKVAGRPHKSPLGIIENYHQNHPQI, from the coding sequence ATGAAAATAGCAGTCACATCGGCAAGTGGAAAATTGGGGGCTTCAATTGTAAAGCACTTAGTTGATTTAATAGGGAAAGACAACGTAATCGGTATTGCTAGAACCCCTGAAAAAGCAATACATTTAGGCGTAGAAATCAGAAAAGGCGATTATAACAATCGGGAAGATTTTAATAGCGCTCTAAAAGGAGTAAATAAAGTATTACTCGTCTCAGGAATGGACGAGCCTCAAAAGAGAATTGAACAACATAGAAATGTGATAGAAGCCGCCAAGAATAATGGTGTACAAAAGATAGTCTACACAAGCATTATTGGTAGTGAAACAGGTACGGCTTTTAGCCCTGTAGTAAACAGCAATCGACAGACGGAAGAAGATGTTCGTAATTCAGGATTGGACTATGTAATTGGTAGAAACGGAATTTATATTGAGCCAGATTTAGAATATATAAATACCTATGTAAAAGAAGGTGAGATTAGGAATTGTGCTGCAGATGGTAAATGTGGTTATACCAGTAGGGAAGAGCTGGGCTTTGCTTACGCGCAAATGCTTAACAATGATCATCTGGATGGCAATACCTATAATCTGTTGGGCGAAGCTATTACACAAGCACAACTGGCAGCATATATTAATGAGGTGTACAAGACGAATTTAAAATATACTTCGGTTCCTGTTGAGGCGTATAAAAAAGAACGTCAAGATGCGCTGGGTGAATTTCTGGGTACCGTTATTGCCGGTATTTATGAAGGCATTAAAAATGGTGCGAATGATGTACCTTCTGATTTTGAAAAAGTAGCCGGAAGACCTCATAAATCTCCGCTAGGGATAATAGAGAATTATCATCAAAATCATCCACAAATCTAA
- a CDS encoding ferric reductase-like transmembrane domain-containing protein: MDFLKKNYGWMLVAILGSMPLLVLTNMLDLNLSNGVSITLVESAGGEGKTTLEMLYHVSGEFAIRWMTAVLTCTPFFILFGVTNLFVRQAMGIATAVWSFIHFIIFIWAEGFMETFTQVNYVAGFIAILILVPLFFTSNRKSMKLLKKNWKKLQSLAYAAIFLSLVHVAILDKTWIIYAVIVGLGFIIRIPLVRKRIMAIRKKKAGLA; encoded by the coding sequence ATGGACTTTTTAAAAAAGAATTATGGTTGGATGTTGGTGGCTATCTTGGGTAGTATGCCATTACTTGTCTTGACCAACATGTTAGACTTGAATCTATCTAACGGGGTTTCAATAACTTTGGTAGAAAGCGCAGGAGGAGAGGGCAAAACCACTCTAGAAATGCTGTACCACGTTTCTGGAGAGTTTGCCATAAGGTGGATGACCGCGGTACTTACGTGCACTCCGTTTTTCATTCTCTTTGGTGTTACCAATCTTTTTGTAAGGCAAGCTATGGGTATTGCCACAGCAGTTTGGAGTTTTATTCATTTTATAATTTTTATTTGGGCAGAAGGTTTTATGGAAACCTTTACCCAAGTGAATTATGTAGCAGGGTTTATAGCAATCCTCATTTTAGTGCCTCTGTTTTTTACCTCCAACAGAAAATCTATGAAGCTATTGAAAAAGAACTGGAAAAAGCTACAAAGTTTAGCTTATGCAGCTATTTTCCTTAGTTTGGTACACGTAGCTATTTTAGATAAAACGTGGATTATCTATGCGGTAATAGTAGGCTTAGGTTTTATTATTAGAATTCCATTGGTGAGAAAAAGGATTATGGCCATTCGTAAAAAGAAAGCAGGTCTAGCTTAA
- a CDS encoding O-methyltransferase — MLVVEQPNKIELTLNHLFKDAKSDRFKIIKGLTKSIIRPMQPIDFKDVYLSISKEQGLDLVRLIKKNNLKNVVEFGTSFGISTLFLAQGVKETGGSVITTELIESKAIKAIENFEKAGVSNLVEVRIGDAMETLKNHEDPIDLLLLDGWKDLYSPLFKMLEPNFKAGTLIYVDNADMASSRAFLKTISQNKNYRLESKAEGKVVLILTK; from the coding sequence ATGTTAGTTGTTGAACAACCCAATAAAATAGAATTAACCTTAAATCATTTATTTAAGGATGCAAAAAGTGATCGTTTCAAAATAATTAAAGGTTTGACTAAAAGTATCATCAGGCCAATGCAACCCATTGATTTTAAGGATGTATATCTTTCAATTTCCAAGGAACAAGGGCTTGATTTGGTACGGCTGATAAAGAAAAACAACCTTAAAAATGTTGTTGAGTTTGGGACCTCTTTTGGTATCTCTACGCTGTTCTTAGCACAAGGAGTTAAGGAAACAGGAGGTTCTGTCATTACTACAGAGCTCATTGAATCAAAAGCTATTAAGGCAATAGAGAATTTTGAAAAGGCAGGAGTAAGTAATCTAGTGGAAGTAAGAATTGGAGATGCAATGGAGACCTTAAAAAATCATGAGGACCCCATAGATTTATTGTTGTTAGATGGATGGAAAGACTTGTATTCACCTCTTTTTAAAATGTTAGAGCCTAACTTTAAAGCAGGTACACTTATTTATGTTGATAATGCTGACATGGCATCATCCCGGGCATTTTTAAAAACGATAAGTCAAAACAAGAATTATCGGTTAGAGTCTAAAGCTGAAGGAAAAGTGGTATTAATACTTACAAAATAA
- a CDS encoding histidine decarboxylase, whose product MKLNGEMTSNMDNEQQIDELLTKLIQEKDRVIGYPVAKDFDYSPLYEFLKHPINNVGDPYEDNTYKVQTHEMEREVVDFFAQLFRADQKDFWGYVTNGGSESNLYGLYLARELHPKGMVYFSESTHYSVRKNIHLLNLPSITIRAQENGELDYEDLENTLQLNRDKPAIVLTTFGTTMTEAKDDVSKVKGILKKLAFQNHYIHCDAALAGSYGAFIEPRVPFDFEDGADSISISGHKFIGSPFPSGVIIAKRSLRDRIARGISYIGSLDTTITGSRNGHSPLFLWYAIKKMGIEGLEKRYRHSLETAEYCKKELAKIGIPAWTNTGAITVVFPKVPEPIKEKWQLATDEATHIICMPNVTKKQIDEFIVDMVNEKEPVASMACN is encoded by the coding sequence ATGAAATTGAATGGAGAAATGACGTCAAATATGGATAATGAACAACAAATAGATGAGCTTTTAACTAAACTAATCCAAGAAAAGGATAGAGTTATAGGATACCCCGTGGCTAAAGATTTTGATTATTCACCATTGTATGAATTCTTAAAACATCCGATTAATAATGTTGGTGATCCGTATGAGGATAACACTTATAAGGTTCAAACGCATGAAATGGAAAGGGAAGTGGTTGATTTCTTTGCACAACTATTTAGAGCTGACCAAAAGGACTTTTGGGGCTATGTAACAAATGGCGGTTCTGAAAGCAATCTTTATGGATTATACCTAGCTAGGGAATTACATCCAAAAGGAATGGTATATTTTTCTGAATCAACACATTATAGTGTAAGGAAAAATATTCATTTATTGAATCTACCAAGTATTACCATTAGAGCTCAGGAAAATGGAGAATTAGATTATGAAGACCTTGAGAATACCTTGCAGCTTAACCGAGATAAACCGGCTATTGTTCTTACCACTTTTGGAACAACAATGACCGAAGCAAAGGATGATGTTTCTAAGGTGAAAGGAATTTTAAAAAAATTAGCATTTCAAAATCACTATATACATTGCGATGCTGCCTTAGCGGGTTCTTATGGAGCTTTTATAGAACCTCGCGTTCCTTTTGATTTTGAAGATGGAGCGGATAGTATTTCTATTAGTGGCCATAAATTTATAGGGTCTCCTTTTCCTTCGGGTGTTATTATTGCAAAGCGCTCCTTGCGAGATAGAATTGCACGCGGTATTTCTTATATTGGTTCTCTAGACACAACAATCACTGGATCTAGAAATGGCCATAGTCCGCTATTTTTATGGTACGCTATAAAGAAAATGGGGATTGAAGGTCTAGAAAAACGGTATCGTCATAGCTTAGAAACCGCGGAATATTGTAAAAAGGAACTTGCTAAAATAGGAATACCTGCATGGACAAATACAGGGGCCATTACCGTGGTATTTCCAAAAGTACCGGAACCAATTAAAGAGAAATGGCAGTTAGCTACAGATGAGGCCACTCATATTATTTGTATGCCAAATGTTACTAAAAAACAGATTGATGAATTTATAGTGGACATGGTAAATGAGAAGGAACCTGTCGCAAGCATGGCTTGTAATTGA
- a CDS encoding Lrp/AsnC family transcriptional regulator, with amino-acid sequence MDEIDGKILMQLQENAKQNTKEIASKVGLSVTPTYERIRKLEQQGIIKSYVAVLDKSKIGKELIAYCQVTLSKQQKKLADSFKREMLLLPEIMECHQVSGNFDYLLKIAVDDIAGFHEFINDKLSIIDGIATIHTSFVLNSVKDSTAYNL; translated from the coding sequence ATGGATGAGATAGATGGTAAAATACTGATGCAGCTTCAGGAAAATGCAAAGCAAAATACCAAGGAAATAGCGAGCAAAGTGGGTCTGAGTGTAACGCCAACTTATGAAAGAATTAGAAAATTAGAGCAACAAGGAATTATAAAATCCTACGTTGCGGTATTGGATAAATCTAAAATAGGGAAAGAATTGATTGCGTACTGCCAAGTTACTTTATCAAAGCAACAGAAGAAATTAGCGGACAGTTTTAAACGTGAAATGCTTTTACTGCCAGAAATAATGGAATGTCATCAAGTCTCCGGAAATTTTGATTACTTACTAAAGATAGCCGTAGATGACATTGCCGGATTCCATGAATTTATTAATGATAAATTGTCTATCATTGATGGAATTGCTACCATACATACCTCGTTTGTACTAAATTCAGTGAAGGACAGTACGGCTTATAATTTGTGA
- a CDS encoding aminotransferase class V-fold PLP-dependent enzyme produces the protein MKKRDFLKNISLVALGTPFYGSAVSVCVGEAAEIPIATLASSEDFWLKVRQDYKLKPDYINLESGYYNIIPTPTLEALHQNINKVNYEGSFYMRTVQWDNKERMTEKLGGIIGTTKKNIIITRNATESLDMVIKGMDWKAGDEAVYAIQDYGAMKLMFAQVAERFGVVNKEVSVPNHPKSDEEIVAVYENAITDKTKLLMVCHMVNITGQILPVKKICQMAHSKGVKVMVDGAHCIGHFEFDISDLECDFYGSSLHKWLAVPLGTGLLYVADDHIDILWPIFAEAKREPGDISRLNHTGTIPVYHDLTIENAIDYYNLLGGARKEARLRYLQEYWTSKVRGEAGIRINTPKESHRACGIANVGIEGMEPADLAKKLLDEYQIFTVAIKYANVHGCRITPNVFTTTEELDVFVKALKEMAA, from the coding sequence ATGAAAAAACGTGACTTCTTAAAAAACATTTCTCTGGTTGCATTAGGAACTCCATTTTATGGTAGCGCTGTATCCGTTTGTGTAGGGGAAGCTGCAGAAATACCAATAGCTACATTGGCTTCCAGTGAAGATTTCTGGCTAAAAGTTAGGCAAGACTATAAGCTTAAACCAGACTATATCAATTTAGAAAGTGGTTATTACAATATCATTCCAACACCTACTTTGGAGGCCCTTCACCAAAACATAAATAAGGTTAATTATGAAGGTTCCTTTTATATGCGAACCGTGCAATGGGACAATAAAGAGCGTATGACGGAAAAGTTAGGCGGCATTATTGGAACAACAAAAAAGAATATTATCATAACCCGAAATGCCACCGAATCTTTAGACATGGTCATAAAAGGTATGGATTGGAAAGCTGGGGACGAAGCGGTATATGCCATTCAAGATTATGGTGCTATGAAACTCATGTTTGCACAAGTAGCAGAAAGGTTTGGAGTTGTAAATAAAGAAGTTTCCGTGCCCAACCACCCAAAATCAGATGAAGAAATTGTAGCTGTTTACGAAAACGCCATTACAGACAAAACCAAACTACTTATGGTTTGTCATATGGTCAATATTACGGGTCAAATCTTACCGGTTAAAAAGATTTGCCAAATGGCTCATAGTAAGGGGGTGAAAGTTATGGTAGATGGCGCGCATTGCATTGGCCATTTTGAATTTGATATTAGTGATTTAGAATGTGATTTCTATGGTTCTAGTTTGCATAAGTGGTTGGCCGTTCCTCTAGGTACCGGCTTATTGTATGTGGCCGATGACCACATAGATATACTCTGGCCAATTTTTGCCGAAGCCAAAAGAGAACCAGGAGATATCTCTAGATTAAATCATACAGGAACAATTCCGGTGTATCATGACTTAACCATAGAAAATGCCATAGATTATTATAATTTACTTGGTGGTGCAAGAAAGGAAGCTAGATTACGCTATTTACAAGAATATTGGACGAGTAAAGTAAGAGGTGAAGCTGGAATACGAATAAACACCCCTAAGGAGTCACATAGAGCTTGTGGTATTGCCAATGTGGGTATTGAAGGGATGGAGCCTGCAGATTTAGCAAAAAAACTCTTAGACGAGTACCAAATTTTTACCGTAGCCATTAAGTACGCTAATGTACATGGTTGCAGAATTACACCAAATGTATTCACAACCACAGAAGAATTAGATGTGTTCGTAAAAGCTTTGAAGGAGATGGCTGCTTAA
- the folE gene encoding GTP cyclohydrolase I FolE yields the protein MKDRNNERIEILGDNHFSKNTETPLRADAFDKSDDEKIKNIQYHFEMIMKEMGLDLTDDSLSGTPYRVAKMYIKELFYGLNPANRPKLSTFENKYGYQKMLVEQNITIDSACEHHFLPIVGHAHVAYIPKDKVIGLSKINRLVDYYAHRPQVQERLVLQICNDLQKVLGTEDVIVAVSAKHLCVSSRGIKDKNSFTTTLEYGGCFADKTYRDEFLTIIGQQSV from the coding sequence ATGAAGGATAGGAATAACGAACGGATTGAAATTTTAGGTGATAATCATTTTTCTAAAAATACAGAAACGCCTTTGCGCGCAGATGCTTTTGATAAGTCTGATGATGAAAAGATTAAAAATATCCAATATCATTTTGAAATGATAATGAAAGAGATGGGTTTGGATTTAACAGATGATAGCTTATCCGGCACACCATATCGCGTAGCAAAAATGTATATCAAAGAGTTGTTCTATGGCTTGAACCCCGCTAATAGACCTAAGCTTTCTACCTTTGAGAACAAATATGGGTATCAAAAAATGTTAGTAGAACAGAACATAACTATTGATTCTGCGTGTGAACACCATTTTTTACCTATTGTAGGGCATGCTCATGTAGCCTATATTCCAAAAGACAAAGTAATTGGGCTATCTAAAATTAATCGCTTAGTAGATTATTATGCACACCGCCCGCAAGTACAAGAAAGACTAGTCCTTCAGATATGCAATGACTTACAAAAGGTATTGGGTACCGAAGATGTGATAGTGGCTGTGAGTGCAAAACATTTATGCGTTTCTTCTAGGGGGATTAAAGATAAAAATAGCTTTACTACAACTTTAGAGTATGGCGGATGTTTTGCAGATAAAACTTACCGTGATGAATTCTTGACAATTATCGGACAACAGTCAGTATAG
- a CDS encoding MerC domain-containing protein — translation MMYLTKKPDTLGALASSLCLVHCAATPFLFLAQTGSVLSHMTMPSWWKFLDFIFLAISFLAVYRSTQTTKINWVKPALWLSYAFLFIIVINEKLELIPLPETVIYIPTLALIAFHLYNKKYCNCTTNECCTNEG, via the coding sequence ATGATGTATTTAACAAAAAAACCGGACACTTTAGGAGCGTTAGCAAGTTCATTATGCCTTGTACATTGCGCAGCTACACCGTTTCTGTTTCTAGCCCAAACGGGTTCCGTATTAAGCCACATGACAATGCCATCATGGTGGAAATTTCTTGATTTTATATTTCTGGCTATTTCATTTTTAGCCGTCTATCGTTCAACTCAAACAACAAAAATAAACTGGGTAAAGCCAGCCTTATGGTTAAGTTACGCCTTTTTGTTCATAATTGTTATTAACGAAAAACTAGAACTAATACCCTTGCCTGAAACTGTTATTTATATTCCTACTCTGGCATTGATAGCTTTTCACCTTTATAATAAGAAGTACTGTAATTGTACTACAAATGAATGTTGCACAAATGAAGGATAG
- a CDS encoding Fur family transcriptional regulator: protein MGIVRRTKSVDAILAEFKMNSGAISVITLVDRLSSSLNKTTVYRVLDRLEEDGILHSFLGKTGLKWYAKCNGCSASAHHDVHPHFQCLSCGKVDCLTINIRIPNIPNRKVEISQILLQGQCEACMI from the coding sequence ATGGGAATTGTCAGGAGAACAAAATCAGTAGATGCCATACTAGCGGAATTCAAAATGAACTCTGGTGCTATTTCGGTCATTACTTTAGTAGACCGTCTTAGTTCTAGCTTGAATAAAACCACTGTGTATAGGGTTTTGGACAGGCTGGAGGAAGATGGTATTTTGCATTCTTTTCTTGGTAAAACGGGTCTTAAGTGGTACGCTAAATGCAACGGTTGCTCCGCTTCCGCACATCATGATGTACATCCTCATTTTCAATGTCTTAGCTGTGGAAAAGTAGATTGTTTGACCATAAATATTCGTATACCCAACATACCGAATCGCAAAGTGGAAATATCTCAGATATTGCTTCAAGGGCAATGTGAAGCGTGCATGATTTAA
- a CDS encoding serine hydrolase domain-containing protein: protein MQRYKILIVSALVVFTISALSSRIFHSESTDIPHKAETAATTAEKEPNNKKDVVLYASRQKKLHTALNAYFRKAIAKGDVVGAGVSIVRGDSIMISEGYGRKNSLESSTVNGETVFRLGSLSKGFAGMLAANIKSEGKLDWTDKVSDYLPEFQLGDGSNTNNVTLANVLSHTSGTPYHSFTNLVEADIPLKDIAKRFKEVMPISKPGVMYSYQNAMFALCGEMMKKATGQKINTLLDNRFFKPLEMCTTTTNYETLTHELNIAMPHVRIRNGWRAAHLRDNYYNAVAAGGISSNAHDMGRWMRFLLGHNPEIMKSDAIGEAFNPFIEIAGHRKYYQRWPGHTRSYYGFGWRIHKFIEGDTNFEKTIWHHGGSVNNYRNEIAVYPEADLGICVLLNNNSPIAGTVIPDLYEIVKEVYSQTEPKEVQKVSVTSL, encoded by the coding sequence ATGCAGAGATATAAAATTTTAATAGTATCTGCGCTCGTCGTTTTCACAATATCAGCGCTAAGTTCACGTATATTTCACTCAGAATCAACAGATATACCTCACAAGGCAGAAACCGCAGCTACTACCGCAGAAAAGGAGCCAAATAATAAGAAAGATGTTGTTCTCTACGCATCTAGACAAAAGAAATTACACACTGCATTAAATGCCTATTTTAGAAAAGCCATTGCAAAAGGAGATGTTGTTGGAGCAGGGGTGAGTATTGTAAGGGGAGATTCTATTATGATTTCTGAAGGGTACGGAAGAAAAAATAGCTTGGAGAGCAGTACTGTAAACGGAGAAACAGTTTTTAGGTTGGGTTCTTTGTCAAAAGGTTTTGCAGGTATGTTGGCTGCCAATATTAAAAGTGAAGGAAAATTAGATTGGACGGATAAAGTAAGTGATTACCTTCCTGAGTTTCAGTTGGGAGATGGGTCTAACACCAATAATGTAACATTGGCGAATGTTTTATCCCACACTTCAGGCACACCTTACCACAGTTTTACCAATCTCGTTGAAGCTGACATACCCTTAAAGGATATAGCCAAACGATTTAAAGAAGTGATGCCCATTAGCAAGCCGGGAGTTATGTATAGTTACCAAAATGCGATGTTTGCGCTTTGTGGGGAAATGATGAAAAAAGCAACGGGCCAAAAAATAAATACACTTTTGGATAACCGGTTCTTTAAGCCGTTAGAAATGTGTACTACCACTACCAATTACGAGACGCTAACTCATGAGCTTAATATTGCCATGCCTCATGTACGCATAAGAAATGGTTGGAGAGCGGCTCACTTAAGGGATAATTATTACAATGCTGTTGCAGCGGGCGGAATTAGTTCTAACGCTCACGATATGGGCAGATGGATGCGTTTTTTGTTAGGTCACAATCCTGAAATCATGAAAAGTGATGCTATTGGCGAGGCTTTCAACCCGTTTATTGAGATTGCAGGTCACAGAAAATACTACCAGAGGTGGCCAGGCCACACAAGATCGTATTATGGCTTTGGATGGAGAATTCATAAATTTATTGAAGGTGATACTAATTTTGAAAAAACTATCTGGCATCACGGCGGAAGCGTTAATAACTACAGAAACGAAATAGCGGTTTATCCAGAAGCAGATTTAGGAATTTGTGTTCTATTGAATAACAACTCTCCAATTGCCGGAACGGTAATTCCAGATTTGTATGAGATAGTTAAAGAGGTGTACAGCCAAACAGAGCCTAAAGAAGTCCAGAAGGTTTCAGTTACTTCTTTGTAA
- a CDS encoding winged helix-turn-helix domain-containing protein yields MSLKKESLSLREAQKLVLLSQRLPTPKVVGSAQDATLSSIEHLGYVQIDTISVIERAHHHTLYNRNSRYKSAHLEELIADKKVFEYWAHAASYLPMTDYRFTLPRKQAIASGKQKHWYKRDTKLMQSVAERIKTEGPLMAKDFDKKGKKHGEWKTAPTKQALENLFMEGELMISKRVNFHKVYDLTERVLPSSLNTTTPTDDEYGKFLVKKYLRANGLGKLTEMTYLIKNTKPLVSHALENMLADGEIAQIHVGDNMYYILPESYELLNKPLTRKKLNILSPFDNLLIQRKRTSEIFGFDYLLECYVPQHKRIHGYFTLPILWDGKLVARMDSKVDRKKKVLHIHQLTLEPSLRNTETFADAFNKELQLFMEFNNCISVLLHRTVPSSFRFESESRFPHLVIQ; encoded by the coding sequence ATGAGTTTAAAAAAAGAAAGCCTTTCTCTTCGCGAAGCCCAAAAATTGGTTTTGCTATCACAACGTTTACCTACACCAAAAGTGGTCGGTTCTGCCCAAGATGCAACACTTTCTTCAATTGAGCATTTGGGTTATGTACAAATAGATACCATATCTGTTATTGAACGGGCACACCATCATACGCTGTACAATCGGAATTCCAGATATAAATCAGCTCATTTAGAAGAATTAATAGCGGATAAGAAAGTTTTTGAATATTGGGCACATGCCGCCTCATATCTTCCTATGACCGATTACCGTTTTACTTTGCCTCGTAAACAAGCTATTGCTTCTGGAAAACAAAAACACTGGTACAAGCGAGATACAAAACTTATGCAATCTGTAGCTGAACGTATAAAAACCGAAGGCCCTTTGATGGCTAAGGATTTTGATAAAAAAGGGAAGAAGCATGGTGAATGGAAAACTGCCCCTACAAAACAGGCTTTAGAAAATTTATTTATGGAGGGTGAATTGATGATTTCAAAACGTGTCAACTTTCATAAAGTATACGACCTTACCGAAAGAGTTTTACCGAGTTCATTGAACACTACTACTCCAACGGATGATGAATATGGCAAGTTTTTGGTGAAAAAATATTTACGAGCCAACGGACTGGGAAAGTTAACAGAAATGACCTATCTCATCAAAAACACAAAACCATTGGTTTCTCATGCTTTAGAAAATATGCTTGCAGATGGAGAAATAGCGCAAATACATGTTGGAGACAACATGTATTATATCTTACCTGAGTCTTATGAGCTATTAAACAAACCCCTGACACGAAAGAAACTTAATATTTTATCTCCGTTTGATAATTTGCTAATTCAAAGAAAACGAACGTCAGAGATTTTTGGGTTTGATTATCTTTTGGAATGTTACGTGCCACAACATAAACGCATACATGGGTATTTTACTTTACCCATTTTGTGGGATGGAAAATTGGTTGCCCGAATGGACAGTAAAGTGGATAGGAAAAAGAAAGTTTTACATATTCACCAGCTGACTTTAGAGCCTAGTTTAAGAAATACCGAGACTTTTGCAGATGCATTTAATAAAGAATTACAATTGTTTATGGAGTTTAATAATTGTATTAGCGTTCTGTTACACCGTACAGTTCCTTCATCTTTTAGATTTGAATCTGAAAGCAGATTCCCCCATTTAGTCATTCAGTGA
- a CDS encoding winged helix-turn-helix transcriptional regulator, with protein sequence MDRKELFEKKPKIKINNKISFCPTSAAMELIGGKWKSVILTHLIGDKKRYNELRKEIPGITERTLSLQLKQLEADGMVNRKVFTKKPPLKVEYTLTEFGQTLVPILNLIVDWGLQAAETKGEFLFEE encoded by the coding sequence ATGGACAGAAAAGAACTGTTTGAAAAAAAGCCAAAGATTAAAATCAATAATAAAATTTCATTTTGCCCAACAAGCGCAGCAATGGAATTAATTGGCGGTAAATGGAAGAGTGTCATACTAACTCATTTAATAGGCGATAAAAAACGCTATAATGAATTACGCAAGGAAATCCCTGGTATCACTGAACGAACGCTTAGTTTACAGCTAAAACAATTGGAAGCTGATGGAATGGTAAACAGAAAAGTGTTTACTAAAAAACCACCTTTAAAAGTAGAATATACCCTTACGGAGTTTGGACAAACATTGGTTCCAATTCTAAACCTAATTGTTGATTGGGGATTACAGGCGGCAGAGACTAAAGGTGAGTTTTTGTTTGAAGAATGA
- the nfsB gene encoding oxygen-insensitive NAD(P)H nitroreductase, whose translation MNLTEILSNRYSAKEFDATKKISDADFQQIKDVLRLSPSSVNLQPWHFLIADTQEGKERIAKGTQGFFKFNTPKVLDASHVIVIAARTDADDDYMNSILEQEDQDGRFAEQEYKDQMHGGRMLFANIHRYDLKDLPHWMEKQVYLNMGALLLGAAALGIDACPMEGVDVKALDEEFGLREKGFTALAVVSLGYRKDSDFNAKLPKSRFPEETVITQL comes from the coding sequence ATGAATCTAACAGAAATATTAAGCAACCGCTACTCAGCAAAAGAATTTGATGCAACTAAGAAAATATCAGATGCAGATTTTCAACAGATAAAAGATGTACTGCGTTTAAGTCCGTCTAGCGTAAACCTACAACCTTGGCATTTTTTAATTGCAGATACTCAAGAAGGCAAAGAACGAATTGCAAAAGGGACACAAGGGTTTTTCAAATTCAACACACCAAAAGTTTTAGACGCATCTCACGTAATTGTTATCGCAGCTCGCACAGATGCAGACGATGATTATATGAACAGCATTCTAGAACAAGAAGACCAAGATGGACGCTTTGCAGAACAAGAGTATAAAGATCAAATGCACGGTGGCCGTATGCTATTTGCAAACATTCACCGCTACGATCTTAAAGATTTACCACACTGGATGGAAAAACAAGTGTATTTAAATATGGGCGCACTTTTATTAGGTGCAGCTGCCTTAGGTATTGATGCTTGCCCAATGGAAGGTGTAGATGTAAAAGCCTTAGATGAAGAGTTTGGCTTACGCGAAAAAGGCTTCACTGCTCTAGCGGTTGTGTCTTTAGGTTATAGAAAAGACAGTGACTTTAATGCAAAATTACCAAAGTCAAGGTTTCCTGAAGAAACAGTTATTACTCAGCTATAA